The sequence TCCGCTGCTCGAAGCAGCCTCGCGCCTAGGTAAAACTCCGGGGCGAATGGTTCTTATCGGGGACTCGGTGACCGATATCGAGGCGGCCCGTGCAGCGGCCACTCGAAGCATCGGATTCGCTAACAAGCCAGCGAAGGAGACTTCGCTCGCGGACGCTGGGGCCGATGAAGTCGTCCTCAACATGATGAGCGTTACAGTCGCGTTGGAAATCTAGCTTAGGGGCCAGCGACCTCCTGAATCGCAAGCAATGCTAGGTGCGGGACCACGGCGACTGCCTCATCCAGCAGGTGCTCCACTGCATTCGCGTCTGAAGAATGATCGATATCGACGATGGACGCCCAGTGCTCGGGCTCGTAACGAGCCAGCATTGAAAGGCTGAAAAGGAGGGCCCACCACACAAGAAGAGGATGAATCGGCTCCTGCATGGCACCTATAGAGGGAAAAAGAAACAAGTCATCTGGCCCTCGATACGCCGTTGCCTTCGCTCTTACCGTAGCGCGCCCGCCATCCCTAGCCTCTGGACCACCCTTTTCGTCTGGGACATAGATAATGAGCTTTTGTTGAAAGCCGTTACTCTGCTCCTCCCAGCTCACAGCTTGGGCGCCGGCGATTTCCTTGCGCGACCAACCATCCAGTGTCGGGTATCGCGCAAGGAACGTCTCTAGCGTCGCCGGATCTCTCTCGGCTGCCTGGCGAACCCTGTTACTGACGGGCATTACGTGCACCTGGGCCCAGCCTTGGCCCTCCTCGTACCTGACCCCGGACTGGCTCATGTACATGGCCTTCACACCGTCTACCCCAGGCAGAGGAACGCCATGAGTTTCCGGGATGAGCGGCCATAGCTGACCAAGATTAATCTCAGCACCTGCCTCAAAGGAAGGTACGCCCAGCGCTCTTGCCACACCAGGCAGCGATCCTTTCGCTGTAGGTGTGACGCCCACAGCCGCCAAGCCCTTGCTCGCATCTAGGTTTCTCGTGCCAATCCCATGTCCTTTCAGGCGCCATTCGATACCGACAGTCAATCTCGACGCGGCAGAGATCGCCCGCCCGAACTGGGAGAAGGCGTAGAAGATCTGGACGGGTCGCGTGGCTGGCCCGGCGTTCGCAGCTGCCTCCGTGAACTGTTGCGTTTGCTCAAGGGAGGCGTTGAAGACCGAACGACGCTGAGGGTTTGAACCCGCCGGGCCAGCAACCCCTGACCTGAGCCCACGCAGTTCACGCCAAACCTCGGCCTCCCGAGGCAGTCCAAGGTCCCGCCATGTAGCCATCGTGCCCTCCTTAGAGTTCTAGCTTCAGAGGATCGAATCACAGAGACCCATCACCCGGGGCGCGTTCAGCGAGCACGGCGCTCCTCGGCCGCCCTCAACAGACTTGGAAGGCGTGTTGAGTGCAACCACCAGCAAGTGCGTATGTCGTATCCACCGCCATCGCTCTCACCGGCCTTACGTCGAACGCCGGTGCGCAGCCTGACGGCGGAAGGGACGGCATGGTGGCCGGCACGGGACAGGTCGCTGCGCCCGGAGGCTTTTCTCTCTTGAGAGCCAGGTGCGACGTGCTCTGTTTCGAGGGGGTAGATGCCTGCCCGCACTGCCGACTCGGCAATACGCTCGGAGTGATCGACGTATGAATCGCTGGCCGGAGCTGCCCTGTAGATGCTGCGTCTCAGTTGAAGAGGGTTGGATTCTGGTCGCTATCAGGATCTTCTCTGGAATTACTCCCTGGGCTGCTGCCAGGCTCATCTCCTGTGCTGGCGTGATCTGCGGAGATCTCACTTTCGAAGCGGAGTGACCTTTCGGCGGAATCCAGCAAGTCGGCCCAGGTCAAAACATCAATGCGATTGATGAGTGAATCGTAGGTGCGAATTGTCTGGTCAATCATTGACCTTGTAACGGCGCCGACCTGTCGTACTGGATCCTCTGGGATTTCCACAAAGTCTTGATTTCCGATGATGACCGTTGCTCGACCGCGCCGGAGGTCGTAGTTGAGGCCACTATTCCTGTATAGGGTTTCCAAAGCTGCGCCACCCTCGTCGAGCTGGCGGATATAGTTCGCTGCCTGCATGGTGGCCTTGTGTACTTCTTCTCCGGGGATCAGATGCTGCCTATGGCGCTCTACCAGGTCTGGAATATACGACCCTTTGAGTTCGATGATGTGCAGCGAACCGTCGGCGCAGAACAAGGGAATGTCATATCTGTCCATTGGGACGATTGATCCGCGAGCCACCCCTGTATATCGCCCGCCAAAAATCCAGTAGTTTCCCCTGATCTTACGGTGCAGCTCAGTTTCGGTCGTCGCTGGATCGGCGATCATGCGCTTTAGATCGGCAATCAGTGTGCGCCGTTGAGCGATCACCGCAGTTTCTGCTGCTGATAGTCCAGCCGCACTTGAAGCAGCCGCAAATTGCATAATACTGGCGATGTCTTGCCGTTGAGAAAGAGCGGCCCCGACCCCTGCACCACTCAGTCCGACCCTGTCAAAAAAGTCAAGAACGCCGGAAACTGCTTCATCGCGGCTAACGTTGATCGGTTCAAACGGAATGGGGCCAAAACTGTTAACGAGGTTGTCCACGATGCCTTGAGACCTGAGGTCAGCAGACATGAAATAGCCACCCATGATGTTCCACTGCAGGCTATCCGGCGAGGCGCGCTGCAGTAGCAGTAGGGTTTTTCCGGTCCTTAGTGCAAGCTTGCGGGCCGCCCGATGTGTGGCCGCGTCTTGGAGTTCGCCCCTTAGTTTAATTAGGGCAACGACCACAGACGCTTGTACCGCAGCATCAGACTGCACTGCACGCACGCTAAAGTTGGCAGCTTTGCTGATGTATGTGAAATAAACGCGAGAATATGGCAGTTTGAGTAGTTTGGCCGTAAAGTCGCGCGCGGCGTGGTACTTATTGGTGACGGGCTTCTCGTGCTCCCTGACCAGCAGCTCGGACAGGTGTCCCAGGGTCTCTGTAGGCGTCATGCGATGAGTCTATAGCTGCGATCCGTAAGCGGTGCGTGAGTCTATTTGAAGCGCTCGGATACGGGTCAGGTTAGGTTCCGTATCCGAGCACTTGAATCACGGTTGAATTTGTCTGCCGCTAAGGCGTGACTCCGTGTATCTCCGACGTGCAGCGTCCGCAGAATTCACCTAAGCGGCCGAAATACTGCCAGCCATGTATTCGGAATGCTCCTTGAGGGCTTGCGAGAATTCTTCCCGGTAGCGGAGCCGACTCTTGAGGAGGCGTGTGTGGAACCCCGTAGTGGCGCGCAGGCTCAACGGGGCAGCATTACTGGCGTCCACGACGTCGAGCAAATTGCGATAGGGGTGTTTCTCGGGCCAGAGACTAGCCGAAACTGACCATCGTTCGCCTGAGTTTCCCCAGGCAGCTGTAGGCCACTTCATACCCTTCAGAAGGATAAGTTGACCGGTCTCATCAACGTTCCCGGGGTTTTGAAGACGATTCCCTAGCCACGTCGATACACCTACCGTCACGGCGTTTCCGACGAGCTTCCACCGAACTCCGGGGCGGGCTACCTTAAGTGCTGCTTGGGTCCAGTCGCGAGGGAAACCTTGAAGTTCCTCTGCGTCCTCAATGCGTGGTGTAACAATGGCGCGGCCAGGCTCTGCGTTGCACACCCACATGGCAGGTGATGATGGGATACCGAGCCCGGATCCTCCCTTAAGGGTCGGAAGCGCGTCCTGCGCCCACCCCAATCCGGTATTGCCTTCAGTCCAGTAGAAGCCGAAAGCGTCTTCCCTGTAATCTGATTCAGGACGTTCCTGGGCTTCGTCGGCAAATAGAACCGAGCGAGGATCCTCAGTGCGCGATGCGACGAGGATTACCCGGTGCCGTCGTTGCGGAACGCCGGTGAAACGAGAGTCGACCAAGCGATAGGCCCATGTGTAGCCAAGTCGTTCAAATTCGCTGACCAGATACTCCATGGCTGTGCCGCGGTCGAGGGCAAGCATGTTGCGTACGTTCTCGATGACTACCCATCGGGGAGAAGCATCCTCCAGGAGCTCAAGTAGGTGCTTGACCATCCCGGATGCTTTTCCGTGGATGCCTGCAGTCCGGCCGGCTTGGGACAGGTCGGTGCACGGAAAGCCTGCAGTCACCACGTCAACGTCAGGAAGGGCCTGCAGGGTCTGGATATCGTCGTGGAGAGCGACATCCGGAAAGCGGTGCTTGAGAACGGCTTGCGCAGGTTCCCACCACTCGCAGAGCAGCTTAGTCTGCATGCCTGCTGCCTCAAGCCCGAGCTCGACACCGCCGATGCCAGCGAACAGCCCGGCAACAGTCAGCGGTCGAGGGGCGACGTCAAGGTTCGGCATGGTCAAGATGATCCCACGTCCTTTTGGTTGTCTGATGCCTGCGCTTGTTCTGTACAACTCGCACACGGTTGCTTTGTGTAGTCGATTCGAGCCAGTGCGTGAGTGCCCAGTTTGGGGAGAGTTGTCCGTCGCCAGCTCCCAGGTGCTAAGGCTGGGTCGCCTGCGATCCCCGGCCCCGCCTGGCAAGAGAGCCACGGAGCGCCCAGCGCGCGGGATCGGGATCCCTGTGGGCCACCTGTGGGCCACACTCGCGAGCTAAATGTGTCGGTGAAGCGTCTGCACAGGTCGCGGGGTGTACCTGGTCCGACTCCCCGGCGGTCCTGAAAACCGTCGTGGCGCGAGTCACCGTGGGTTCAAATCCACACCCACCGCATGGGGACGGCCCCCGTCCAGGTGCACCAGGTGCATCGGGCGGGGGCCGTTCGGTTGTGCGTGCGGGCTTCTAGGATGGCGGGTGGGGCGGGGCCCGTAGCGCAGAGGTCGTCGCGCGCGGTCTCCAAAACCGCGAGGACGCCGGTTCGAATCCGGCCGGTTCCGCCCTGTTTTTTCCTCGCCCACTTCTCCGGGGTTGTTTTGCGCCCTGCTGTGGACCTCGCGGGCCCGAGCGGACGGTTCGGACATCTCCGGGGGTTTGGTTTCCCTTCCTCACGCTTGCGGGGGAATCGGGAGGCTCGGGCGGTTCGCCGGTACGGCGCTGGGCAGCTTTGATCCGCGACGTCGTGATCATCACCGGGCGGTCGGCCGCCGGCCCGGGTTCGGACTCAGCCCTATTTCCGGTTCCTGGAGGAACAGACATGGCAAGCATCCGTACCGCTCGTGCCCTCGCCGTTGTTGCCGCGCTGCCTCTTGCCGCCGTTCTCCTCGGCGGGGTGGCGCAGGCGGACAACGGCTCGATCGCGAGCGACGGATCGAACGCCGGCGTGGCCACGATCGGCGGCAGCGGGGTCGGCAGGGACAACGCGGGCAATTCGTCGACCTCCCAACAACAGGCCACCGGGCCCGGGGCGTCGAATCAAAGCAACTCCGCGCAGGTGAACGGGTCCGGGTTCACCGACATCGACCAGTCCACGCACAACTTGGCGGTGAACTTCACCAACCTCTGGTGAGCGCGGGGTCCGTCGCGGTCCGGGCGGGGGGCCGGACCGTGACGGAAGGACGGCTACGGCCCGCACAGGCGCTGCTTCGGCGCCTGCGCGGGCCGTTCCGTGTGCGAGGGGTACACGTGGGGCGTGTGCGGAGGGGCACGTGGGGCGTGTGCGTACGGGCGGTGGTGTCGCGTGCCTTGACAGCGGCAGCGTATCTGACGGACAGTCAGAAAACTGTAGCGGTCGGCTCGCAGTGCCCAGCCGGCCGGTCCTCGTGCCGTTCCCGGGAGGCGTCGACGTGCATCTGGCCCCGACCGAGCGCCAGCTCCGTCTGCGCGCCGAACTCCGTGCCTATTTCCGCGAGGTGATGCCGGAGCCCGGCCACGCGGTCCGTGATCCGGACGCGCAGCGGCGGCTGCTGCGGCGGATCGGGGCGGACGGGATGCTCGGCCTCGGCTGGCCCGTCGCGTACGGGGGGCAGGGGCGCGGCGCGGACGAGCAGTTCGTGTTCTTCGACGAGGCGTACCGGGCCGGCGCGCCCGTCTCCATGGTCACGCTCAACACCGTCGGACCCACCCTGATGAAGTACGGGACCGAGGCGCAGAAGGAGTACTTCCTGCCCCGGATCCTCGCCGGTGAGACCGTTTTCGCCATCGGCTACAGCGAACCGGAGGCCGGTACGGACCTCGCCGCGCTGCGCACCCGGGCTGTCCGGGACGGCGACGCCTGGGTCATCGACGGGCAGAAGATCTTCACCAGCAACGCGCACCAGGCGGACTGGATCTGGCTGGCCTGCCGAACCGACCCAGACGCGCCCAAGCACCGCGGCATCTCGATCCTGCTCGTGCCGACGGACGCGCCGGGCTTCTCGTGGACACCCATCGAAACGGTGGGCGGTCTGACCACCACCGCCACGTACTACGACGGTGTGCGCGTCCCGGCCGGCGCCCTCGTCGGGGAGGAGAACGCCGGCTGGGGGCTCATCACCAACCAGCTCAACCACGAACGAGTGGCGCTCGCGGCGATCGGCATGCAGGCGGAGGACTTCTACGCGGCGGCGCTCGCCTTCGCCCGCACCCCCGATCCGCTGACGGGCCGGCGCCCGGCCGATGAGCCGTGGGTGCGTTCCCGGCTGGCCGAGGCGTATGCACGGCTGGCGGCGACGCGCCTGCTCAACTGGCGCCTCGTCGGGGACGTGGGCGCGGGCGCACTGGCGCCGGGCGACGCGAGCGGCGTGAAGTTCGCCGGGACCGAGAGCGCCGTGGAGGTCTACCGGATGTGCCAGGAGATCACGGGCGACGCCGGCCTCATCCGCGGCGGCTCCCCCGGCGCGTTCGGCGACGGCGAGCTGGAGCGGATGAACCGGGCGGCCCAGATCAACACGTTCGGGGGCGGGGTGAGCGAGGTGCAGCGGGAGATCGTCGCCATGATGCGGCTCGGCATGAAGGGGGCGAAGCGGTGACAGCCGGGAAAGCGAGCGCGGAAGCCGGCGTGGACGAGGACGTGAGCGGAGACGCCGACGAGCTGTACGGGCGGCTCAGAGCGTACGAAGGGCGGCCCGCCGCCACCGCCGGGACCGGCAAGGACCTCGTCAACGAGACGATGATCAGGCACTGGTGCGAGGCGATGGGCGACACCAACCCCGCCTACACGGGACCGGACGCCATTGCTCCGCCGACGATGCTCCAGGCCTGGACGATGGGCGGTCTGTCCGGTCACACGGACCGCAGTGGGCCCTACGACGAGCTGTTCGCCCTGCTCGACGGGGCCGGGTACGCGGCCGTCGTCGCGACCGACTGCGAACAGGAGTATCTGCGCCCCCTGCGCCCCGGGGACCGGGTCACCTTCGACGCGGTGATCGAGTCCGTATCCGCACGCAAGACGACGAAACTCGGCACCGGCTACTTCATCACCACGCGCATGGACGTCCGCGCCTCGGGCGAACCGGCCGGGACGCACCGCTTCCGCATCCTCAAGTACCGCCCGGCGAAGGCAGGCGGGAAGCCGAAGGGGCCCGCCGGTGTCGCGCGGCCCGATCCTGTCGTCAACCGGGACAACGCCGGTTTCTGGGAGGGCGTGGCGGCCGGCCGGCTGCTGATCCAGCGCTGTGGGGTGTGCGCCGCCCTGCGCTTTCCCTGGCTGCCCGGCTGCAACACCTGCGGATCACCCGAGTGGGACACGGTCGAGGCATCGGGCGAGGGCACGGTCTTCAGCTACGTCGTCATGCACCACCCGCCGTTCCCCGCCTTCAGCGAGTCGGGCGAGGGCGGCCCGTACGCGGTGGCACTCATCGAGCTCGCGGAGGGCGTGCGCATGGTCAGCAATGTGGTCGGTGTGCCGTACGACGAGGTGCGGGTGGGCATGCCGGTGCGGCTGGAGTTCCTGCGTACCGGCCCCGAGGCGAGACTTCCGGTCTTCCGTTCCTCGGCGGGAGGTGAGGGCTGACATGGATTTCACGCCCAGTGAGGAGCAGCGCGCGGCGCAGGGGCTGGCCTCCCGGATCTTCGCGGACCTGTCGACGCACGACCGCCTGGTCGCGGCCGGCAGCGGCTCGGACACGGAGCTGTGGAAGGAGCTGTGTGCGGCCGGTCTGCCCGGGGCGGCCGAGGAGATTGGACTGCTCGGCCTGGTCCTGATGCTGGAGGAGCAGGGGCGGACGACGGCGCAGGTGCCGTTCGCGGCGAGCTGTGTCTACGGGCTGCTGGCCGTCGCCGGGCACGGTACGGACGAACAGCGCGAGCGGTTGCTGCCGCCGCTGCGTGACGGTACGGCGGTGGCGACGGGTGCGTTCCCCGCCTGCGGCGCCGTACACGTGGAGACCGGGGCCCGTTTGAGTGGTGGGGTGCCGTTCGTTCCCTGGCTGCGGGACGCCACACACGTCCTGGTCGCCGCCGCCGACCGCGCCCTGTGGCTGGTGCGGACCGGGGAG comes from Streptomyces sp. Mut1 and encodes:
- a CDS encoding YaaC family protein, with translation MATWRDLGLPREAEVWRELRGLRSGVAGPAGSNPQRRSVFNASLEQTQQFTEAAANAGPATRPVQIFYAFSQFGRAISAASRLTVGIEWRLKGHGIGTRNLDASKGLAAVGVTPTAKGSLPGVARALGVPSFEAGAEINLGQLWPLIPETHGVPLPGVDGVKAMYMSQSGVRYEEGQGWAQVHVMPVSNRVRQAAERDPATLETFLARYPTLDGWSRKEIAGAQAVSWEEQSNGFQQKLIIYVPDEKGGPEARDGGRATVRAKATAYRGPDDLFLFPSIGAMQEPIHPLLVWWALLFSLSMLARYEPEHWASIVDIDHSSDANAVEHLLDEAVAVVPHLALLAIQEVAGP
- a CDS encoding DNA cytosine methyltransferase, translated to MPNLDVAPRPLTVAGLFAGIGGVELGLEAAGMQTKLLCEWWEPAQAVLKHRFPDVALHDDIQTLQALPDVDVVTAGFPCTDLSQAGRTAGIHGKASGMVKHLLELLEDASPRWVVIENVRNMLALDRGTAMEYLVSEFERLGYTWAYRLVDSRFTGVPQRRHRVILVASRTEDPRSVLFADEAQERPESDYREDAFGFYWTEGNTGLGWAQDALPTLKGGSGLGIPSSPAMWVCNAEPGRAIVTPRIEDAEELQGFPRDWTQAALKVARPGVRWKLVGNAVTVGVSTWLGNRLQNPGNVDETGQLILLKGMKWPTAAWGNSGERWSVSASLWPEKHPYRNLLDVVDASNAAPLSLRATTGFHTRLLKSRLRYREEFSQALKEHSEYMAGSISAA
- a CDS encoding acyl-CoA dehydrogenase family protein gives rise to the protein MHLAPTERQLRLRAELRAYFREVMPEPGHAVRDPDAQRRLLRRIGADGMLGLGWPVAYGGQGRGADEQFVFFDEAYRAGAPVSMVTLNTVGPTLMKYGTEAQKEYFLPRILAGETVFAIGYSEPEAGTDLAALRTRAVRDGDAWVIDGQKIFTSNAHQADWIWLACRTDPDAPKHRGISILLVPTDAPGFSWTPIETVGGLTTTATYYDGVRVPAGALVGEENAGWGLITNQLNHERVALAAIGMQAEDFYAAALAFARTPDPLTGRRPADEPWVRSRLAEAYARLAATRLLNWRLVGDVGAGALAPGDASGVKFAGTESAVEVYRMCQEITGDAGLIRGGSPGAFGDGELERMNRAAQINTFGGGVSEVQREIVAMMRLGMKGAKR
- a CDS encoding Shedu anti-phage system protein SduA domain-containing protein; this translates as MTPTETLGHLSELLVREHEKPVTNKYHAARDFTAKLLKLPYSRVYFTYISKAANFSVRAVQSDAAVQASVVVALIKLRGELQDAATHRAARKLALRTGKTLLLLQRASPDSLQWNIMGGYFMSADLRSQGIVDNLVNSFGPIPFEPINVSRDEAVSGVLDFFDRVGLSGAGVGAALSQRQDIASIMQFAAASSAAGLSAAETAVIAQRRTLIADLKRMIADPATTETELHRKIRGNYWIFGGRYTGVARGSIVPMDRYDIPLFCADGSLHIIELKGSYIPDLVERHRQHLIPGEEVHKATMQAANYIRQLDEGGAALETLYRNSGLNYDLRRGRATVIIGNQDFVEIPEDPVRQVGAVTRSMIDQTIRTYDSLINRIDVLTWADLLDSAERSLRFESEISADHASTGDEPGSSPGSNSREDPDSDQNPTLFN
- a CDS encoding bifunctional MaoC family dehydratase N-terminal/OB-fold nucleic acid binding domain-containing protein; amino-acid sequence: MTAGKASAEAGVDEDVSGDADELYGRLRAYEGRPAATAGTGKDLVNETMIRHWCEAMGDTNPAYTGPDAIAPPTMLQAWTMGGLSGHTDRSGPYDELFALLDGAGYAAVVATDCEQEYLRPLRPGDRVTFDAVIESVSARKTTKLGTGYFITTRMDVRASGEPAGTHRFRILKYRPAKAGGKPKGPAGVARPDPVVNRDNAGFWEGVAAGRLLIQRCGVCAALRFPWLPGCNTCGSPEWDTVEASGEGTVFSYVVMHHPPFPAFSESGEGGPYAVALIELAEGVRMVSNVVGVPYDEVRVGMPVRLEFLRTGPEARLPVFRSSAGGEG